A window from Mycolicibacterium tokaiense encodes these proteins:
- a CDS encoding microcompartment protein, producing MAVTEQPTSTGTRTDIRVYLPVEDLQPQFAAYLGTPTRARGYPPYAGEHALIVEVSPALAIERVIDLALREVPGIQPGILYVERQFGVLEIHSGELSDIRRAGDAILTGTGNAAADQLRPRVLYHDIIEDITDQHAVILNRNRQASMVLPGESLLVYEMTPALFAAVAANEAERAAPGLNLVDVQMIGAAGRLYIGGSTVDVTTARDRITAVLAGIEGRDH from the coding sequence ATGGCCGTGACCGAGCAACCCACAAGCACCGGCACCCGCACCGACATCCGGGTCTATCTGCCGGTCGAGGACCTGCAACCGCAGTTCGCCGCCTACCTGGGAACACCCACCCGGGCGCGCGGCTATCCGCCCTACGCCGGGGAACACGCCCTCATCGTCGAGGTCTCCCCCGCGCTGGCCATCGAGCGCGTCATCGATCTGGCGCTGCGCGAGGTGCCCGGTATCCAGCCCGGAATCCTGTACGTGGAGCGGCAGTTCGGTGTCCTGGAGATCCACTCGGGCGAGCTGTCCGACATCCGCCGCGCCGGCGACGCCATCTTGACCGGCACCGGCAACGCCGCAGCCGATCAGCTGCGGCCCCGGGTGCTCTACCACGACATCATCGAGGACATCACCGACCAGCACGCGGTGATCTTGAACCGCAACCGACAGGCCTCGATGGTGCTGCCCGGGGAATCGCTGCTGGTGTACGAGATGACGCCGGCACTGTTCGCCGCGGTCGCCGCCAACGAGGCCGAACGGGCCGCCCCCGGGCTCAACCTCGTCGACGTCCAGATGATCGGGGCAGCGGGCCGGCTCTACATCGGCGGCAGCACAGTCGATGTCACCACCGCCCGTGACCGCATCACCGCGGTGCTGGCCGGTATCGAAGGCCGCGACCACTGA
- a CDS encoding BMC domain-containing protein gives MASNAIGMIETKGYVAALAAADAMVKAANVTITDRQQVGDGLVAITVTGEVGAVKAATEAGAETASQVGELVSVHVIPRPHNELGAHFSVTTQ, from the coding sequence ATGGCCAGCAATGCGATCGGGATGATCGAGACCAAAGGCTACGTCGCCGCACTCGCCGCGGCCGACGCGATGGTGAAGGCAGCCAATGTCACCATCACCGACCGCCAGCAGGTCGGCGACGGCCTGGTGGCCATCACCGTCACCGGCGAGGTGGGAGCAGTCAAGGCCGCCACCGAGGCCGGCGCCGAAACCGCCTCGCAGGTCGGCGAACTGGTGAGCGTGCACGTCATTCCGCGCCCGCACAACGAACTCGGCGCACACTTCTCCGTCACCACGCAGTAG
- a CDS encoding EutN/CcmL family microcompartment protein, with protein MITGTVTGHIWSTRCVDGMPAGALLEVETDGSGSKLIAFDVLGSGLGERVLITQGSVAAGWFAGTPPPIDALIVGSIDPGTTE; from the coding sequence ATGATCACCGGCACGGTCACCGGCCACATCTGGTCCACCCGCTGCGTGGACGGCATGCCCGCCGGGGCGCTGCTCGAAGTGGAGACCGACGGCAGCGGCAGCAAGCTCATCGCGTTCGACGTCCTGGGCAGCGGGCTCGGCGAGCGCGTCCTGATCACCCAGGGCTCGGTGGCGGCCGGCTGGTTCGCCGGCACCCCGCCGCCCATCGACGCCCTCATCGTCGGCTCGATCGACCCCGGCACCACCGAATAG
- a CDS encoding BMC domain-containing protein, which produces MAELRSFIFIDRLQPQTMSYLGTWIKGALPRADVAAQIIEVAPGLDIEAVTDVALKHAEVKAGVLVVERQFGYLEFHGETGAVKASADAALDELGGNAGSALPPSILASRIISSIDQQHAFLINRNKIGSMVLAGESLYVLEVAPASYAILATNEAEKAADIKVVDFRMIGATGRVYLSGTEADVRQAASAAEDALRRSVG; this is translated from the coding sequence GTGGCTGAATTGCGTTCGTTCATCTTCATCGACCGGCTGCAGCCGCAGACGATGTCGTATCTGGGCACCTGGATCAAAGGTGCCCTGCCCCGTGCCGACGTGGCCGCTCAGATCATCGAGGTGGCGCCGGGTCTGGACATCGAAGCCGTCACCGACGTGGCGCTCAAGCACGCCGAGGTGAAGGCCGGGGTGCTGGTGGTGGAGCGTCAGTTCGGCTACCTGGAGTTCCACGGCGAGACCGGAGCGGTCAAGGCCTCCGCCGACGCCGCGCTCGACGAGCTCGGCGGCAACGCCGGGTCCGCGCTGCCGCCGAGCATCCTGGCCTCGCGCATCATCTCCAGCATCGACCAGCAGCACGCGTTCCTGATCAATCGCAACAAGATCGGATCCATGGTGTTGGCCGGGGAGTCGCTCTACGTCCTGGAGGTGGCGCCGGCCAGCTACGCGATCCTGGCCACCAACGAGGCCGAGAAGGCCGCCGACATCAAGGTCGTCGACTTCCGCATGATCGGCGCCACCGGGCGGGTGTACCTCTCCGGCACCGAGGCCGACGTCCGCCAGGCTGCGTCCGCGGCCGAGGATGCGCTGCGCCGGAGTGTCGGATGA